A part of Jiangella alba genomic DNA contains:
- a CDS encoding AfsR/SARP family transcriptional regulator: MTHTRDLEAGPHGGPGEVAEPGAQLDIRLLGAVEVRRDGQPVPVPSGRPAVVLAALALRPGGVVSHGTLARLLWPDAQPEHPRAALQTHVTRVRAVLGRTAVESTGDGYRLELPPDVVDVTRLRGLSAAARALGDLPGRLALLDQALLLWRGNPLAGLWPDVLTRQTAPSLLDEVLSVAERAHELRLALHGPDDGVIRELRALVNAYPERERAAGQLMIALYREGRQGDALGVFHGTIQALRAAGRRPGPELAALHARLLTGDDLAAPDDARGLAAAPSGPSAEPRPAPVAVPAGPGTRPAQLPSRPPSFVGRAEEVATLTAALRDDAAPAGRCRTVVVSGPGGTGKTTLALRVAHEVLDRYPDGQLFADLRTSSDAAALGTDALAGLLRALGVGGPDLPPCPLERAELFRRLCTGRRLLVLMDDADPDTVGSLLPAESGCAVIVTSRRRIPDLPADARADLGMFSEPEARELLASVVGADRLAAEPGATTAVLDRCAGSPLAVRIAAGRLATRPAWPIEHFAGRLSDGDRLGELRAGGLAVRAMLDATYVSLQPVQAQRYRLLAALTGATVEAETAAVVWEVDVDDARRLLDRLADIRLLEAAPGGGYGWHDLVDDHIRAVADPVAAKAARHRLLGHLLLTLRNARLRLRPVDSVPGVPEPPDDCPPGRPFADRSEIHAWLHPRRTQLVALARAELAAGEYPAVDHAAGLLVLLDAVARECCDSGDDEEAARTVLAAATPPSHPGITAAAWTNLTLTLAAQHRLDEAVAAADHAVRLRRELGDRYGELIMFENQACIHVEAGRYQDAVDVIAACVADREFLSAQVRARCLRTRARAYAGLGRCADARADLAAADAVETPAPVSYDAHYAAAVTTAVHRAAGDRDAALRSCRQAVDIAVALGSTWMRALSLLDTARTLRHFGADGRRAAADAVAVAVENRHVRLAAEARAELTLAGAGR, translated from the coding sequence GTGACCCACACCCGTGACCTCGAGGCCGGGCCGCACGGCGGTCCGGGCGAGGTCGCGGAGCCCGGCGCCCAGCTGGACATCCGGCTGCTCGGCGCCGTCGAGGTGCGCCGCGACGGCCAGCCGGTGCCGGTGCCGTCCGGGCGGCCGGCGGTGGTGCTCGCGGCGCTGGCGCTGCGTCCTGGCGGGGTCGTCTCGCACGGCACGCTGGCCCGGCTGCTCTGGCCCGACGCGCAACCCGAGCACCCGCGGGCCGCGCTGCAGACGCACGTCACCCGGGTGCGGGCGGTGCTGGGCCGCACCGCGGTCGAGTCCACCGGCGACGGCTACCGCCTCGAGCTGCCGCCCGACGTCGTCGACGTGACACGGCTGCGCGGGCTGTCCGCGGCGGCGCGCGCCCTCGGCGACCTCCCCGGGCGGCTGGCCCTGCTGGACCAGGCGCTGCTGCTGTGGCGGGGCAACCCGCTGGCCGGCCTCTGGCCCGACGTCCTGACCCGCCAGACGGCGCCGTCGCTGCTGGACGAGGTGCTGTCGGTGGCCGAGCGGGCGCACGAGCTGCGGCTGGCGCTGCACGGTCCCGACGACGGCGTCATCCGCGAACTGAGGGCGCTGGTGAACGCGTACCCGGAGCGCGAGCGTGCCGCCGGCCAGCTGATGATCGCGCTCTACCGCGAGGGCCGTCAGGGCGACGCGCTCGGCGTCTTCCACGGCACCATCCAGGCGCTGCGTGCCGCCGGACGCCGTCCCGGCCCGGAGCTGGCCGCGCTGCACGCCCGGCTGCTCACCGGCGACGACCTCGCCGCACCCGACGACGCCCGGGGCCTCGCCGCGGCGCCGTCCGGGCCGTCCGCCGAGCCGAGGCCGGCGCCCGTCGCCGTGCCCGCCGGTCCGGGCACCCGGCCCGCTCAGCTGCCGTCCCGGCCGCCGTCCTTCGTGGGCCGCGCCGAGGAGGTCGCCACGCTCACCGCCGCCCTGCGCGACGACGCAGCGCCCGCGGGCCGCTGCCGGACGGTGGTCGTGTCCGGCCCCGGCGGCACCGGCAAGACGACGCTGGCGCTGCGCGTGGCGCACGAGGTGCTCGACCGCTACCCCGACGGCCAGCTCTTCGCCGACCTCCGCACCAGCAGCGACGCCGCCGCGCTCGGCACCGACGCGCTGGCCGGGCTGCTGCGCGCGCTCGGCGTCGGCGGCCCTGACCTCCCGCCGTGCCCGCTGGAGCGCGCGGAGCTGTTCCGGCGCCTGTGCACCGGCCGCCGGCTGCTGGTGCTCATGGACGACGCCGACCCCGACACCGTCGGTTCGCTGCTGCCGGCGGAGTCGGGGTGCGCCGTCATCGTCACCAGCCGGCGGCGGATCCCCGACCTCCCCGCCGACGCGCGGGCCGACCTCGGCATGTTCTCCGAGCCGGAGGCACGCGAGCTGCTGGCGTCCGTCGTCGGCGCCGACCGCCTGGCCGCCGAGCCCGGCGCCACGACCGCCGTCCTGGACCGGTGCGCGGGGTCGCCACTGGCCGTCCGCATCGCCGCGGGCCGGCTGGCCACCCGCCCGGCGTGGCCGATCGAGCACTTCGCCGGGCGGCTGAGCGACGGCGACCGCCTCGGCGAGCTGCGGGCCGGCGGGCTGGCCGTCCGCGCGATGCTCGACGCCACCTACGTCAGCCTGCAGCCCGTCCAGGCACAGCGATACCGGCTGCTGGCGGCGCTGACCGGCGCCACCGTCGAGGCCGAGACCGCCGCCGTCGTCTGGGAGGTCGACGTCGACGACGCGCGGCGGCTGCTGGACCGGCTGGCCGACATCCGGCTGCTCGAAGCCGCCCCCGGCGGCGGCTACGGCTGGCACGACCTCGTCGACGACCACATCCGCGCCGTGGCCGACCCGGTCGCGGCCAAGGCGGCGCGGCATCGGCTGCTCGGGCACCTGCTGCTGACGCTGCGCAACGCCCGGCTGCGGCTGCGTCCCGTCGACAGCGTTCCCGGGGTGCCGGAGCCGCCCGACGACTGCCCGCCTGGACGGCCGTTCGCCGACCGGTCCGAGATCCACGCCTGGCTGCACCCGCGCCGCACCCAGCTGGTCGCGCTGGCCCGGGCCGAGCTGGCCGCCGGCGAGTACCCGGCGGTCGACCACGCGGCCGGGCTGCTGGTGCTGCTCGACGCGGTCGCGCGCGAGTGCTGCGACAGCGGCGACGACGAGGAGGCGGCGCGGACGGTGCTCGCCGCGGCCACGCCGCCGTCGCATCCCGGCATCACGGCCGCCGCGTGGACGAACCTCACGCTGACCCTGGCGGCGCAGCACCGGCTGGACGAGGCGGTCGCGGCGGCCGACCACGCCGTCCGGCTGCGCCGCGAGCTGGGCGACCGGTACGGCGAGCTGATCATGTTCGAGAACCAGGCCTGCATCCACGTCGAGGCGGGCCGCTACCAGGACGCCGTCGACGTCATCGCGGCCTGCGTGGCCGACCGCGAGTTCCTGTCGGCCCAGGTCCGGGCCCGCTGCCTGCGCACCCGCGCCCGGGCGTATGCCGGACTCGGCCGGTGCGCCGACGCCCGCGCCGACCTCGCCGCCGCCGACGCCGTCGAGACCCCCGCGCCGGTGTCGTACGACGCGCACTACGCCGCGGCGGTGACGACCGCGGTGCACCGGGCCGCCGGCGACCGCGACGCGGCGCTGCGGTCGTGCCGGCAGGCGGTCGACATCGCCGTCGCGCTCGGCTCGACGTGGATGCGGGCGCTGTCGCTCCTGGACACCGCGCGGACGCTGCGCCACTTCGGCGCCGACGGGCGCCGGGCCGCCGCCGACGCCGTCGCGGTCGCCGTCGAGAACCGGCACGTCCGGCTGGCCGCGGAGGCCCGGGCCGAGCTGACGCTGGCCGGCGCCGGACGCTGA
- a CDS encoding CAP domain-containing protein, translating to MPLLARVGVVLLVGSLAIAGIILAITDGPPVLHARADGGARVDDFTTGETPTPDTGTTPSDSPTEPGETPSPSGSETPSPDESDDGSGGSGDDSSGQDAEDSDDHLVATTPPREPDTPQPSEPTDEPSDEPSEEPSTEPSDEPTDEPPSDDPTIQPPDQPTEEPTPHYPELPLLDLSRSEAQLLDSAEQARADAGCPDLRIDPRLTTAAREHSADMRDRFYYSHVNPDGQTPEDRAAAVGYTASVGENLARGLRNAQQVVRDWDGEERDRLLDCSYTSVGLGVERGLLNSWWTLMLGTD from the coding sequence GTGCCTCTGCTGGCCCGGGTCGGCGTGGTGCTGCTCGTCGGCTCGCTGGCGATCGCGGGGATCATCCTGGCGATCACGGACGGCCCGCCGGTGCTGCACGCGCGCGCCGACGGCGGGGCACGGGTCGACGACTTCACGACGGGCGAGACGCCGACACCCGACACCGGCACCACGCCGTCCGACAGCCCCACCGAGCCCGGCGAGACCCCGTCGCCGTCCGGGTCCGAGACGCCGTCCCCGGACGAGTCCGACGACGGATCGGGCGGCTCGGGCGACGACTCGAGCGGCCAGGACGCCGAGGACTCCGACGATCACCTCGTCGCGACGACGCCGCCGCGCGAGCCCGACACGCCGCAGCCGTCCGAGCCGACCGACGAGCCGTCGGACGAGCCGTCCGAGGAGCCCTCGACCGAACCGTCCGACGAGCCGACCGACGAGCCGCCCAGCGACGACCCCACGATCCAGCCGCCGGACCAGCCGACCGAGGAGCCGACGCCGCATTACCCCGAGCTGCCGCTGCTGGACCTGTCCAGGTCCGAGGCGCAGCTGCTGGACTCCGCCGAGCAGGCGCGCGCCGACGCCGGCTGCCCGGACCTGCGGATCGACCCGCGGCTCACCACCGCCGCCCGCGAGCACAGCGCCGACATGCGCGACCGGTTCTACTACTCGCACGTCAACCCGGACGGGCAGACGCCGGAGGACCGCGCCGCCGCCGTGGGCTACACCGCGTCGGTGGGCGAGAACCTGGCACGCGGGCTGCGCAACGCCCAGCAGGTCGTGCGCGACTGGGACGGCGAGGAGCGCGACCGGCTGCTCGACTGCTCGTACACGTCCGTCGGCCTCGGCGTGGAGCGCGGGCTGCTCAACTCGTGGTGGACGCTGATGCTCGGCACCGACTGA
- a CDS encoding (deoxy)nucleoside triphosphate pyrophosphohydrolase has product MSEQQERLVVAAAIVDDLTLPTRLLTARRSEPPELAGGWEFPGGKVEAGERPLDALHRELREELGVAVEVGGEITGPLDGRWPLGPGLTMRLWLAVVADGVPAPLEDHDELRWLGPGEWAAVPWLPADVAVVEALIARCPSARV; this is encoded by the coding sequence ATGAGCGAACAGCAGGAGCGGCTCGTCGTCGCGGCGGCCATCGTCGACGACCTCACGCTGCCGACGCGGCTGCTGACGGCGCGGCGCAGCGAACCACCGGAACTGGCCGGCGGCTGGGAGTTCCCGGGCGGCAAGGTCGAGGCGGGCGAGCGGCCGCTGGACGCGCTGCACCGCGAGCTGCGCGAGGAGCTCGGCGTCGCCGTCGAGGTCGGTGGCGAGATCACCGGGCCGCTGGACGGCCGGTGGCCGCTGGGGCCGGGGCTGACGATGCGGCTGTGGCTCGCCGTCGTCGCCGACGGTGTGCCGGCGCCGCTGGAGGACCACGACGAGCTGCGCTGGCTCGGTCCCGGCGAGTGGGCCGCGGTGCCGTGGCTGCCGGCCGACGTCGCGGTGGTGGAGGCGCTGATCGCGCGCTGCCCGTCGGCGCGGGTCTGA
- a CDS encoding Ig-like domain-containing protein, with the protein MLPRRRGAARFAGVLVASAVVGGGVFASSTAAQADEQIPVTVPTFAADDFIELAAQLPATLREAIERDLGVAPEQYLANAERARAASDAATVLRDRGVDVLGASIDGQTVTINVGSDSDAAAVEATGAQVVVGPLDALKTEREVQPARDHKGGYGYAYQISEPDETGAFDLSRCSVGFSGYDPDGNSRYLTAGHCGVDEATGEQFTYPVHHIELDGPIWATEDWAAEFPGPDLGEFVPGSFHYGNEHDGGLVDITNPDWTAVPQVAGWGGGSGAPDDASVTIRGPIDAVAGAQACKSGATSGWTCGEVLVPVQSTPVGEQNVTGFIFNACMLGGDSGGSVVVGNYALGVNSGSTHDGRTDCDSWNPAQEPNSDGDFSIGYSLATGQYNALTLLGGDWELAVAVATPVVTSPEDGAETGPRPAFTGTVEGARSTHKVSVVVDGETTYEGRVSDDGTFSVAVTDDLAPGEHTYEVTASYGNFSRSETVEGSFTSTEVQAEALTVASPTDGQTTGNARPSFTGTGQPGATVTLTVGDETYGEATVGDDGAWTIEPSADLPVGERFDATVTQSFEGDTQSATVAGLGITVPAVTIAEPEDGATVTGDVTFNGTVYPGAELTLAIEGTVTESSERVQTAADEWAGELEIGEDGAWTFTPDEALQNGEYTLTASAAVEGGDPELTASETSVSFTVAAGDDEGDEDGDELPDTGSSNVWMIVVGVALLALGGAAIAIRARRNGSTA; encoded by the coding sequence ATGCTGCCGCGTCGGCGAGGCGCGGCACGGTTCGCCGGGGTGCTCGTCGCCTCGGCCGTGGTGGGTGGTGGCGTCTTCGCCTCCAGCACCGCGGCCCAGGCCGACGAACAGATCCCGGTGACCGTCCCGACCTTCGCCGCCGACGACTTCATCGAGCTGGCAGCACAGCTGCCGGCCACTCTGCGGGAGGCGATCGAGCGCGATCTCGGCGTCGCTCCCGAGCAGTACCTGGCCAACGCCGAGCGGGCTCGCGCCGCGTCCGACGCGGCCACCGTGCTGCGCGACCGTGGCGTCGACGTTCTCGGCGCCTCGATCGACGGCCAGACCGTCACCATCAATGTCGGCAGCGACTCCGACGCCGCTGCCGTCGAGGCCACCGGCGCCCAGGTCGTCGTCGGCCCGCTGGACGCTCTGAAGACCGAGCGCGAAGTCCAGCCGGCCCGCGACCACAAGGGCGGCTACGGCTACGCGTACCAGATCAGCGAGCCCGACGAGACCGGCGCGTTCGACCTCAGCCGGTGCTCCGTCGGGTTCAGCGGCTACGACCCCGACGGCAACTCGCGGTACCTCACCGCGGGTCACTGCGGCGTCGACGAAGCCACCGGCGAGCAGTTCACCTACCCGGTGCACCACATCGAGCTCGACGGCCCGATCTGGGCCACCGAGGACTGGGCGGCGGAGTTCCCCGGCCCCGACCTCGGCGAGTTCGTGCCGGGCTCGTTCCACTACGGCAACGAGCACGACGGTGGTCTGGTCGACATCACCAACCCCGACTGGACCGCGGTCCCGCAGGTCGCGGGCTGGGGCGGCGGCTCGGGCGCGCCCGACGACGCCTCCGTCACGATCCGCGGCCCGATCGACGCCGTCGCCGGCGCCCAGGCCTGCAAGTCCGGCGCCACCTCGGGCTGGACCTGCGGCGAGGTGCTGGTCCCGGTGCAGAGCACGCCGGTCGGTGAGCAGAACGTCACCGGCTTCATCTTCAACGCCTGCATGCTGGGCGGCGACAGCGGCGGCTCGGTCGTCGTCGGCAACTACGCCCTGGGTGTCAACTCCGGTTCGACGCACGACGGTCGCACCGACTGCGACAGCTGGAACCCGGCGCAGGAGCCCAACAGCGACGGCGACTTCAGCATCGGCTACTCGCTGGCCACCGGCCAGTACAACGCGCTGACGCTGCTGGGCGGCGACTGGGAGCTTGCGGTCGCCGTGGCCACCCCGGTCGTCACCTCGCCCGAGGACGGCGCCGAGACCGGCCCGCGGCCGGCCTTCACCGGCACCGTCGAAGGCGCCCGCTCGACCCACAAGGTCAGCGTGGTCGTCGACGGCGAGACCACCTACGAGGGGCGCGTCAGCGACGACGGCACGTTCTCCGTCGCCGTCACCGACGACCTCGCGCCGGGTGAGCACACCTACGAGGTCACCGCCTCGTACGGCAACTTCTCCCGGTCCGAGACCGTCGAGGGCTCCTTCACCTCCACCGAGGTGCAGGCCGAGGCGCTCACGGTCGCGTCGCCCACCGACGGCCAGACCACCGGCAACGCCCGGCCGAGCTTCACCGGCACCGGCCAGCCCGGCGCCACGGTCACCCTGACCGTCGGCGACGAGACCTACGGCGAGGCCACCGTCGGCGACGACGGCGCCTGGACCATCGAGCCGTCGGCGGACCTGCCGGTCGGCGAGCGGTTCGACGCCACCGTCACGCAGTCCTTCGAGGGTGACACCCAGTCCGCCACGGTCGCCGGCCTCGGCATCACCGTGCCGGCGGTCACCATCGCCGAGCCGGAGGACGGCGCCACCGTCACCGGCGACGTCACGTTCAACGGCACCGTGTACCCGGGTGCCGAGCTGACGCTGGCCATCGAGGGCACCGTCACCGAGTCGTCGGAGCGGGTTCAGACCGCCGCCGACGAGTGGGCCGGCGAGCTCGAGATCGGCGAGGACGGCGCCTGGACGTTCACCCCCGACGAGGCGCTGCAGAACGGTGAGTACACGCTCACCGCCTCCGCGGCCGTCGAGGGCGGCGACCCGGAGCTCACCGCGTCCGAGACCTCGGTCTCCTTCACCGTCGCAGCCGGCGACGACGAGGGCGACGAGGACGGCGACGAGCTCCCCGACACCGGTTCGTCCAACGTCTGGATGATCGTGGTCGGCGTCGCGCTGCTCGCCCTGGGCGGCGCCGCGATCGCGATCCGCGCCCGCCGCAACGGCAGCACCGCCTGA
- a CDS encoding DUF1707 SHOCT-like domain-containing protein has protein sequence MTTQPDPIDQPQEPHVLPGVRASDDEREQVVQALSEHATTGRLTLAELEERIGLAYRSVTRDDLARLTADLPGSGGLAPASSPGPVVRSDSGQRRSATKWIVAFMGGTEKRGRWRAAERINAVAVMGGHDIDLRHAELDSDDTTIVAITVMGGMDVYVPDTIDVEVGGFSLMGGTGERGSRRPARAGAPRIKILAYNLMGGIDVWRLPEETKDMPLKQAKKLAKRAE, from the coding sequence ATGACGACCCAGCCCGACCCGATCGACCAGCCCCAGGAGCCGCACGTCCTGCCCGGTGTCCGCGCCTCCGACGACGAGCGCGAGCAGGTCGTCCAGGCGCTGTCGGAGCACGCGACGACGGGTCGGCTCACGCTGGCCGAGCTCGAGGAGCGCATCGGGCTGGCCTACCGGTCCGTCACCAGGGACGATCTCGCCCGGCTGACGGCGGACCTGCCGGGGTCGGGTGGGCTGGCGCCGGCGTCGAGCCCGGGGCCGGTCGTGCGCTCCGACTCCGGCCAGCGCCGCTCCGCGACCAAGTGGATCGTCGCGTTCATGGGCGGAACGGAGAAGCGCGGCCGGTGGCGGGCGGCCGAACGCATCAACGCGGTCGCCGTCATGGGCGGCCACGACATCGACCTGCGCCACGCCGAGCTCGACTCCGACGACACGACGATCGTCGCCATCACCGTCATGGGCGGCATGGACGTGTACGTGCCCGACACCATCGACGTCGAGGTCGGCGGGTTCTCGCTGATGGGCGGGACGGGCGAGCGTGGCAGCCGGCGACCGGCGCGGGCCGGTGCGCCGCGGATCAAGATCCTCGCCTACAACCTCATGGGCGGCATCGACGTGTGGCGGCTGCCGGAGGAGACCAAGGACATGCCGCTGAAGCAGGCCAAGAAGCTGGCCAAGCGCGCGGAGTGA